One region of Pseudoalteromonas galatheae genomic DNA includes:
- the hrpB gene encoding ATP-dependent helicase HrpB, which translates to MLPIEAFIPEIISTLSNDNRLVLQAEPGAGKSTLVPLRLLQADIFSGKKIIMLEPRRVAAKSIATFLAKQLGESVGDRVGYQIRNEQRVSSNTRLEIVTEGVLTRRLQADPELSDVALIIFDEFHERSIHADLALMLAFEVQQAYRDDLKLLVMSATIDTELLSNYLNGAPKLSCPGKTYPVEVEYIGKASRYLADHVLSALRHAFTLQGDGDVLVFLPGQADIQRCIEACQVLDQSNIELMPLYGGLPLSEQEKVLNKSDGASRRVIFATNVAETSLTITGITVVIDSGLEKRLTYDVKSGLSRLDTVMISKASATQRAGRAGRLRAGHCLRLWRESEHNNLRDFQPEEITTTDLSDLALELSAWGVTQYKDANWLTPPPVQHFSVACQLNQSLGLVDAHNKVLTAGQRALQLGVSPRLASMLLRCETSIEQQLACFLAAILSERDILVQANTSDVCERVLALIEFVQDRTRAAKAYRLHRAAAEQAVKLAKSFAHKLGIKLKSEAITLVDIQILVPTLLLHAFPDRAAQKRPQGDNRYLLANGRGVTLRDGDPLQGQAYLIVCDVDGKNKDGLVFLSCAIEKGTLLEQLAPYLSEVVRYQLDSKKEAIQGRQQVKYHALVLKEQNLSQIPKEAFAQCVKDILTSEGLGLLNWSAKSHAWLARAKWLSEHLNTFPQISEASLMAQLDTWLLPYLTGVNTIKQLKQLDIFNLLQATLTWDQQQQLEAQAPEFYVTPSDKRVAIRYDEHQGPTVSVVLQEMFGQLTSPMLANGQVPVRFELLSPAKRPIQTTSDLGNFWQTSYFEVAKEMRGRYPKHRWPDKPLEEKPGRSIKPRG; encoded by the coding sequence TTGCTGCCGATTGAAGCCTTTATACCTGAGATTATTTCCACCTTATCCAATGATAACCGTTTAGTATTGCAGGCCGAACCCGGCGCAGGTAAATCGACCTTAGTGCCACTGCGTTTACTGCAAGCTGATATTTTTTCCGGTAAAAAAATCATTATGCTTGAGCCACGTCGTGTGGCGGCAAAATCTATTGCGACCTTTTTAGCCAAACAGTTGGGAGAATCGGTCGGTGATCGAGTTGGTTATCAAATCCGAAACGAGCAACGTGTTTCATCCAACACCCGCTTGGAAATCGTCACCGAAGGCGTATTGACTCGACGTCTTCAAGCGGATCCTGAACTTAGTGATGTTGCACTTATTATCTTTGATGAATTCCATGAACGTTCTATTCATGCGGATTTAGCCTTAATGCTCGCGTTTGAAGTGCAACAGGCGTATCGAGATGACCTCAAATTGTTGGTGATGTCTGCCACCATAGACACGGAGCTACTATCTAACTATCTGAATGGCGCACCAAAGTTATCTTGCCCAGGTAAAACCTATCCTGTTGAAGTTGAATATATCGGAAAAGCGAGCCGTTACTTGGCGGATCATGTGTTAAGTGCGCTGCGCCATGCTTTCACTCTGCAAGGCGATGGTGATGTACTGGTTTTTCTACCCGGACAGGCTGATATTCAGCGCTGCATTGAGGCTTGCCAAGTACTTGACCAAAGTAATATTGAGCTTATGCCTTTGTACGGCGGATTACCCTTATCTGAGCAAGAAAAGGTGCTCAATAAAAGCGATGGTGCATCCAGGCGTGTTATTTTTGCGACTAATGTTGCTGAGACCAGTTTGACTATTACCGGGATCACTGTGGTTATAGATTCTGGCCTTGAAAAACGCTTAACCTATGATGTTAAAAGCGGTCTCTCTCGACTCGATACGGTGATGATCTCAAAGGCATCAGCAACACAACGAGCCGGGCGTGCAGGTCGTCTACGCGCAGGTCACTGTTTACGTCTTTGGCGCGAAAGCGAGCATAATAATTTACGTGACTTTCAGCCAGAAGAAATCACCACCACTGACCTATCTGACTTAGCGTTAGAGCTAAGTGCGTGGGGGGTGACTCAATACAAGGACGCGAATTGGCTAACACCGCCACCGGTGCAACATTTTTCGGTGGCCTGTCAATTAAATCAATCGCTTGGCTTGGTCGATGCGCATAATAAAGTGTTAACTGCTGGGCAGCGTGCACTACAACTGGGTGTTTCGCCTCGTCTTGCTAGCATGCTACTGCGATGTGAGACGTCTATTGAGCAACAACTTGCTTGTTTTTTGGCGGCGATATTAAGCGAGCGAGATATTTTAGTGCAAGCCAACACAAGTGACGTATGTGAGCGAGTTTTAGCATTGATTGAGTTTGTTCAAGACCGTACCCGTGCCGCCAAAGCATATCGCTTGCACAGAGCTGCCGCAGAGCAGGCCGTAAAATTGGCCAAATCATTTGCACACAAACTGGGAATTAAGCTCAAGAGTGAAGCAATCACCCTTGTAGATATTCAAATCTTAGTGCCTACTTTATTGCTCCATGCCTTTCCTGACAGAGCTGCACAAAAACGTCCTCAAGGGGATAACCGCTACTTGCTTGCGAATGGACGGGGAGTAACATTACGTGACGGCGATCCGCTGCAAGGTCAGGCCTACTTGATTGTTTGTGATGTGGATGGCAAAAATAAGGATGGCTTGGTATTTCTTAGCTGCGCAATTGAAAAGGGCACATTACTTGAGCAACTAGCGCCATATTTGAGTGAGGTGGTGCGGTATCAACTGGATAGTAAAAAGGAGGCGATTCAGGGCCGTCAACAAGTTAAATATCATGCTCTAGTATTAAAGGAGCAAAACCTGAGTCAAATTCCCAAAGAAGCGTTTGCCCAATGTGTGAAGGATATTCTCACATCGGAAGGGCTTGGTCTGCTCAATTGGTCGGCAAAAAGTCACGCATGGCTTGCTCGAGCTAAATGGTTAAGTGAGCACTTGAATACCTTCCCACAGATATCTGAGGCAAGTTTGATGGCGCAGCTTGATACTTGGTTATTGCCCTATTTGACGGGCGTAAACACTATCAAACAACTGAAGCAACTGGATATTTTTAATCTGCTTCAAGCGACACTCACTTGGGATCAGCAACAGCAACTCGAAGCGCAAGCACCTGAGTTTTATGTTACGCCAAGCGATAAGCGAGTCGCGATCCGCTACGATGAGCACCAAGGGCCAACCGTTTCTGTGGTGTTACAAGAAATGTTTGGTCAATTGACGTCGCCGATGCTCGCTAATGGTCAAGTCCCGGTGCGATTCGAGCTGTTATCTCCAGCGAAAAGGCCAATCCAAACCACCAGCGATTTAGGCAACTTTTGGCAAACTTCTTATTTTGAGGTGGCCAAAGAAATGCGTGGTCGATATCCAAAACACCGATGGCCAGATAAACCGCTTGAGGAAAAGCCTGGCCGCTCCATAAAACCGAGAGGTTGA